A part of Cannabis sativa cultivar Pink pepper isolate KNU-18-1 chromosome 6, ASM2916894v1, whole genome shotgun sequence genomic DNA contains:
- the LOC115695913 gene encoding uncharacterized protein LOC115695913 isoform X1, giving the protein MAIMMMEKKMLFGVQKKRVAINNGLHMKKIKKKKNNNNLFKKIVDYLNHDSYLFTPLTHNSSSTFDFKINMFFSGWERKEKDNKRLVKKIGEYLMSDSYMYAPLLAPQKGPQEHIKKVTNDQFSKSSIKLKGCNKFPNEILQDQSPSKAHHDLHEKGIPKNRSLLYKETVATQTMYENNLRSPSISAGKTTHHQKQKGATLNEKGKLGSRIRKEIQ; this is encoded by the exons atggcAATTATGATGATGGAGAAGAAAATGTTGTTTGGAGTACAAAAGAAAAGAGTAGCCATTAATAATGGCCTCCACATGAAGAAGatcaaaaagaagaaaaataataataatttgttcaaaaaaattGTTGACTATCTCAATCATGACTCATACTTGTTTACTCCTTTGACTCATAATAGCTCTTCAACTTTCGATTTTAAGA TTAATATGTTTTTTTCAGGTtgggaaagaaaagaaaaagacaatAAAAGATTGGTGAAGAAGATTGGAGAGTATCTCATGTCAGATTCTTACATGTATGCTCCATTGCTTGCTCCTCAAAAAG GACCTCAAGAGCACATTAAAAAAGTTACCAATGATCAATTTTCAAAGAGTTCAATAAAATTGAAAGGCTGCAATAAGTTTCCAAATGAGATATTACAAGATCAATCACCATCCAAGGCTCATCATGATCTCCATGAAAAGGGTATTCCAAAAAACCGATCTTTACTCTACAAGGAGACGGTGGCGACACAAACAATGTACGAAAATAATCTTCGATCGCCCTCGATTTCAGCTG GTAAAACAACTCATCACCAAAAGCAAAAAGGTGCAACTTTAAATG AAAAGGGCAAGCTTGGCTCAAGGATAAGGAAGGAAATTCAGTAA
- the LOC115695913 gene encoding uncharacterized protein LOC115695913 isoform X2, which yields MAIMMMEKKMLFGVQKKRVAINNGLHMKKIKKKKNNNNLFKKIVDYLNHDSYLFTPLTHNSSSTFDFKINMFFSGWERKEKDNKRLVKKIGEYLMSDSYMYAPLLAPQKGPQEHIKKVTNDQFSKSSIKLKGCNKFPNEILQDQSPSKAHHDLHEKGIPKNRSLLYKETVATQTMYENNLRSPSISAGKTTHHQKQKEKGKLGSRIRKEIQ from the exons atggcAATTATGATGATGGAGAAGAAAATGTTGTTTGGAGTACAAAAGAAAAGAGTAGCCATTAATAATGGCCTCCACATGAAGAAGatcaaaaagaagaaaaataataataatttgttcaaaaaaattGTTGACTATCTCAATCATGACTCATACTTGTTTACTCCTTTGACTCATAATAGCTCTTCAACTTTCGATTTTAAGA TTAATATGTTTTTTTCAGGTtgggaaagaaaagaaaaagacaatAAAAGATTGGTGAAGAAGATTGGAGAGTATCTCATGTCAGATTCTTACATGTATGCTCCATTGCTTGCTCCTCAAAAAG GACCTCAAGAGCACATTAAAAAAGTTACCAATGATCAATTTTCAAAGAGTTCAATAAAATTGAAAGGCTGCAATAAGTTTCCAAATGAGATATTACAAGATCAATCACCATCCAAGGCTCATCATGATCTCCATGAAAAGGGTATTCCAAAAAACCGATCTTTACTCTACAAGGAGACGGTGGCGACACAAACAATGTACGAAAATAATCTTCGATCGCCCTCGATTTCAGCTG GTAAAACAACTCATCACCAAAAGCAAAAAG AAAAGGGCAAGCTTGGCTCAAGGATAAGGAAGGAAATTCAGTAA
- the LOC115695913 gene encoding uncharacterized protein LOC115695913 isoform X3: MAIMMMEKKMLFGVQKKRVAINNGLHMKKIKKKKNNNNLFKKIVDYLNHDSYLFTPLTHNSSSTFDFKSWERKEKDNKRLVKKIGEYLMSDSYMYAPLLAPQKGPQEHIKKVTNDQFSKSSIKLKGCNKFPNEILQDQSPSKAHHDLHEKGIPKNRSLLYKETVATQTMYENNLRSPSISAGKTTHHQKQKGATLNEKGKLGSRIRKEIQ; encoded by the exons atggcAATTATGATGATGGAGAAGAAAATGTTGTTTGGAGTACAAAAGAAAAGAGTAGCCATTAATAATGGCCTCCACATGAAGAAGatcaaaaagaagaaaaataataataatttgttcaaaaaaattGTTGACTATCTCAATCATGACTCATACTTGTTTACTCCTTTGACTCATAATAGCTCTTCAACTTTCGATTTTAAGA GTtgggaaagaaaagaaaaagacaatAAAAGATTGGTGAAGAAGATTGGAGAGTATCTCATGTCAGATTCTTACATGTATGCTCCATTGCTTGCTCCTCAAAAAG GACCTCAAGAGCACATTAAAAAAGTTACCAATGATCAATTTTCAAAGAGTTCAATAAAATTGAAAGGCTGCAATAAGTTTCCAAATGAGATATTACAAGATCAATCACCATCCAAGGCTCATCATGATCTCCATGAAAAGGGTATTCCAAAAAACCGATCTTTACTCTACAAGGAGACGGTGGCGACACAAACAATGTACGAAAATAATCTTCGATCGCCCTCGATTTCAGCTG GTAAAACAACTCATCACCAAAAGCAAAAAGGTGCAACTTTAAATG AAAAGGGCAAGCTTGGCTCAAGGATAAGGAAGGAAATTCAGTAA
- the LOC115725101 gene encoding very-long-chain aldehyde decarbonylase CER3: MVAFLSAWPWDNLGKYKYVVLGPVFAKAFFSIIYEDFQKDSWCFHIVALYLARCLIYQLWVSYNNMLFITRNRKILEQGVDFNQIDKEWDWDNSLMLHTLMAFIGCYIFPFLQNLPLWDSKGVITVLLLHIGISEPLFYWVHRNFHNKDYLFTNYHSLHHSTPVQTPFTAGNGSLLENMVLGIIIGIPVMGSSLLGYGSIKLVYGYVLVFDFLRCLGHSNVEVVSHKVFEKMPFLRYILYTPTYHSLHHTEKKTNFCLFMPLFDALGNTLNPSSWELHKKISCNAGKNSKVPDFVFLAHVVDITSALHVPFVFRSIASMPYSIKLFFLPLWPGVFVVMLAMWLKAKPFLVSFYKLRNRLHQTWVVPRFGFQYFIPYATEGINKQIEKAILRADKLGVKVISLAALNKNEALNGGGTLFVNKHPNLKVRVVHGNTLTAAVILNEIPKDVKEVFLTGATSKLGRAIALYLCRRKVRVLMLTLSTERFQNIQKEAPAECQPYLVQVTKYNAAQNCKTWIVGKWITPREQGWAPSGTHFHQFVVPPILSFRRDCTYGDLAAMRLPQDVQGLGSCEYTMERGVVHACHAGGVVHSLEGWTHHEVGALDVDRIDLVWNAALKHGLTPVSSSPSILTKSH, from the exons ATGGTTGCTTTCTTATCAGCTTGGCCTTGGGACAACTTGGGAAAATACAAG TATGTGGTACTTGGTCCTGTATTTGCAAAAGCTTTCTTCTCAATCATATATGAAGATTTTCAGAAAGATAGCTGGTGTTTCCATATAGTGGCCTTATATCTAGCTAGGTGTTTGATTTATCAACTATGGGTTTCCTACAATAACATGCTTTTCATCACAAGAAACAGAAAAATCCTTGAACAAGGTGTTGATTTCAACCAGATTGACAAAGAATGGGACtg GGATAATTCATTAATGCTTCATACTCTGATGGCCTTCATTGGTTGTTACATCTTCCCATTTCTTCAAAATCTTCCCTTGTGGGACTCAAAAGGGGTTATCACAGTTCTGTTGCTTCATATTGGAATATCAGAGCCTTTATTCTATTGGGTACATAGAAATTTTCACAACAAAGATTATCTTTTCACTAATTACCATTCTCTTCATCATTCCACTCCAGTACAAACACCCTTTACAG CTGGGAATGGAAGTCTACTTGAGAATATGGTTTTAGGTATCATCATAGGGATACCTGTAATGGGTTCCTCTCTTTTGGGATATGGATCAATAAAATTGGTATATGGCTATGTTTTGGTATTTGATTTTCTGAGGTGTTTGGGGCATAGCAATGTTGAAGTTGTTAGTCACAAGGTGTTTGAGAAAATGCCATTTCTTAGATACATTTTATATACTCCAAC ATACCACAGCTTACACCATACTGAGAAAAAAACAAACTTTTGCCTCTTTATGCCTCTATTTGATGCACTAGGGAACACTTTGAACCCTAGTTCATGGGAGTTGCACAAGAAAATAAGTTGTAATGCAG GTAAAAATAGCAAGGTACCAGATTTTGTATTCCTAGCCCATGTGGTGGATATAACATCTGCATTACATGTGCCCTTTGTGTTCCGGTCAATTGCATCAATGCCATACTCAATAAAACTCTTCTTTTTACCATTATGGCCTGGGGTTTTCGTAGTAATGTTAGCAATGTGGCTTAAGGCCAAACCATTTCTGGTTTCATTCTACAAGCTCAGGAATAGGCTGCACCAAACATGGGTTGTCCCTAGATTTGGCTTTCAG TATTTCATACCATATGCCACTGAAGGAATCAACAAGCAAATAGAGAAGGCCATTCTTAGAGCTGATAAGTTAGGGGTTAAGGTTATTAGCCTTGCTGCATTAAATAAG AATGAAGCTTTGAATGGTGGTGGGACATTATTTGTAAACAAGCACCCAAACTTAAAAGTTAGAGTTGTTCATGGAAACACCTTAACAGCAGCAGTTATTCTAAATGAGATTCCAAAAGATGTAAAAGAGGTATTTTTAACTGGTGCCACTTCTAAGCTTGGAAGAGCCATTGCTCTCTACCTTTGTCGAAGAAAAGTCCGAGTTCTC ATGTTGACTCTATCAACAGAAAGGTTTCAAAATATTCAGAAGGAAGCTCCAGCTGAATGCCAGCcttaccttgttcaagtcacaAAATACAATGCAGCACAGAATTGCAAG ACTTGGATAGTTGGGAAGTGGATAACACCAAGAGAGCAAGGTTGGGCCCCAAGTGGGACACACTTTCATCAATTTGTGGTTCCACCAATATTATCATTTAGAAGAGACTGTACTTATGGTGACCTTGCTGCCATGAGGTTGCCTCAAGATGTTCAAGGCCTTGGATCTTGTGag TATACTATGGAAAGAGGAGTAGTACATGCATGCCATGCAGGTGGAGTGGTTCATTCACTTGAAGGATGGACTCATCATGAAGTTGGAGCCTTAGATGTGGACAGAATTGACCTTGTTTGGAATGCTGCACTTAAACATGGCTTAACACCTGTTTCATCATCACCATCCATTCTCACCaaatctcattag
- the LOC133038731 gene encoding uncharacterized protein LOC133038731, producing MERLPVLIKSNGQWNEDHNYVNYVASGEFIPTKCKYEELLQILVTSLGCENTSTTLQIQYQAKEGIPPIKICNDRSLYFYLELKMKETDFTTYPLCVNQQNNNTTPAATPNSISTTTPNEYNVAMIENNTTTLENNITTTESYTTGQQTEEGEKSETIEDEEDKFDIIDYANLVAEEMVEQLENTSKKLDPEIDINNAKLITDKQHPEVEKGQAYKDKETLKNVLSYYAIKNNFQYKVWKSCSQEYSLKCVYESCNWSLRASRNGPTNTFIIRRFSNMHTCPINIRHEDQRQATSKLIGECIKPKFLNIKTKATAMDIKGELKYRFGIKMNYMKAWRSKEHAVNDLRGNASDSYSLIPSFLHMVEKTNPGSFVDLKTAEDNSLLFVFMALDASIKGWGACRPIVVVDGTFLKAAYGGTLLCACTQDAAGHIFPLAFCVADSENDQSWKWFFKKFKEAYGVREHQCLISDRNESLIKAAREIYPEIAHSYCGYHILSNLKTSFKQHAAKYNLPFFGAVKAYTEIQFEFHMAELDGLDKRIRPYLKKIGYEKWSRIHSQNKRYSTMTSNISESLNAANLAARELPITTLLECLRALVQQWTHTNRTKAHNTFTKLSPTGEDILLKNYTYSLNLEVKATTDYLFEVTRMKESWEVDLEKRTCTCNRFQIDEMPCGHAVAVMREMNMDPYTYCSDYYTKKKNWLATYSGTVYPIGHQSEWEVPEEVKNITVLPPHERVKSGRPKTLRRKAGWEKDQHNKCSKCGELGHNKRTCNRRRRRE from the exons ATGGAACGTCTACCAGTACTCATCaagagcaatggacaatggAATGAAGATCACAATTATGTGAACTATGTGGCTAGTGGAGAATTCATACCAACAAAATGCAAGTACGAAGAGCTACTGCAAATACTGGTTACTTCATTGGGGTGCGAAAACACCAGCACAACACTACAAATACAGTACCAAGCTAAAGAAGGAATACCACCGATCAAAATATGCAACGATCGAAGCCTCTACTTTTACTTGGAATTGAAAATGAAGGAAACAGATTTCACGACATATCCACTATGTGTCAACCAGCAAAACAACAACACAACACCTGCTGCAACACCAAATTCGATATCCACAACAACACCGAATGAATATAATGTGGCAATGAtcgaaaacaacacaacaacgcttgaaaacaacataacaacAACAGAATCATACACAACGGGACAGCAAACGGAAGAAGGGGAAAAGTCAGAAACAATAGAAGATGAGGAGGACAAATTCGACATAATTGACTATGCAAATCTGGTTGCTGAAGAAATGGTAGAACAACttgaaaacaccagtaaaaaacTGGATCCAGAAATCGACATCAACAATGCAAAGTTAATAACAGACAAGCAACACCCCGAAGTGGAAAAAGGACAggcatacaaagacaaagaaactcTAAAAAATGTCCTCAGCTACTACGCAATCAAAAACAACTTTCAGTACAAAGTGTGGAAGTCCTGCTCTCAAGAATACAGTCTGAAATGTGTTTACGAAAGCTGCAATTGGTCACTAAGAGCATCGAGAAATGGGCCAACAAACACATTCATAATCAGGAG GTTCTCAAATATGCACACATGCCCCATAAATATTAGGCATGAAGACCAAAGGCAAGCAACATCGAAACTGATAGGGGAATGCATAAAACCGAAGTTCTTGAACATAAAGACCAAGGCAACAGCGATGGACATAAAAGGGGAGTTGAAATACAGATTTGGCATCAAAATGAACTATATGAAAGCTTGGAGAAGTAAGGAACATGCAGTAAACGACTTGAGAGGTAATGCTAGTGACTCGTACAGCCTAATACCGAGTTTCTTACACATGGTGGAAAAAACAAACCCTGGATCATTTGTCGATCTGAAAACGGCAGAAGACAACAGCTTGCTCTTTGTTTTCATGGCGTTGGATGCATCCATAAAAGGGTGGGGAGCATGCAGACCGATAGTTGTTGTGGACGGAACGTTCCTCAAAGCAGCTTATGGGGGAACTTTGTTGTGCGCATGCACACAAGATGCAGCAGGTCATATTTTTCCACTAGCGTTTTGTGTTGCAGATTCTGAGAATGACCAATCTTGGAAATGgttcttcaaaaaatttaaagaagcgTATGGTGTACGGGAACACCAATGCCTAATTTCAGACAGAAATGAAAGCCTCATCAAAGCAGCGAGAGAAATCTATCCAGAAATTGCACACAGTTACTGCGGTTACCACATTTTGAGCAACCTTAAAACAAGCTTCAAACAACATGCTGCCAAATACAATCTGCCATTCTTTGGAGCAGTGAAAGCCTACACAGAAATCCAATTCGAGTTCCACATGGCTGAATTGGATGGATTGGACAAACGCATAAGACCTTACCTCAAAAAAATCGGGTATGAAAAGTGGTCAAGAATTCATAGCCAAAACAAGAGGTATTCCACAATGACCTCAAACATATCAGAATCACTGAACGCTGCAAATTTGGCAGCAAGGGAGCTACCAATTACAACGCTGCTAGAATGCTTGAGAGCATTGGTGCAACAATGGACGCATACTAATAGGACAAAAGCACACAACACCTTCACTAAGCTATCACCAACTGGAGAAGACATACTGTTGAAAAATTACACATACTCATTGAATCTGgag gTTAAAGCAACAACAGATTACTTGTTTGAGGTAACAAGAATGAAAGAATCGTGGGAAGTAGACCTAGAAAAAAGAACATGCACGTGCAACAGGTTCCAAATAGATGAAATGCCATGCGGGCACGCAGTGGCCGTGATGAGAGAGATGAACATGGACCCGTACACCTACTGTTCAGAttactacacaaaaaaaaaaaattggctggCAACTTATTCAGGGACAGTTTACCCAATAGGACACCAAAGTGAATGGGAGGTACCGGAAGAAGTGAAAAATATTACAGTCTTGCCTCCACATGAAAGAGTAAAATCAGGAAGACCAAAAACATTAAGAAGGAAGGCTGGATGGGAAAAGGATCAACACAACAAGTGCAGCAAATGTGGTGAACTGGggcataacaaaagaacatgcAACAGAAGACGTAGAAgggaataa
- the LOC133038733 gene encoding nonsense-mediated mRNA decay protein 2-like — protein sequence MGSSSSTAHENVSRVEFEEFKKCLSVVVSQQGILMKSVAEMNKKLDILIESSQGGLTHNGSQSEDALRTSENDDDEDSTSEEDEDDKFDDDKGDDHHDDETDDDDDDDLGGDGVGAGQDEAHTGDVRNDEGVVVPAVVSRDDDTGKVDDAKNSDPVEPIAEIKHVYFLFGHHFCLCFFVCISVFCVCFNSFLLFFLLSA from the exons ATGGGTTCTTCTTCATCAACTGCTCATGAGAATGTCTCCCGAGTTGAGTTTGAGGAATTTAAAAAGTGTTTATCTGTTGTTGTCAGCCAGCAAGGGATTCTTATGAAATCTGTTGCTGAGATGAACAAGAAGCTGGACATTCTTATTgag tCATCCCAAGGTGGTCTCACTCACAATGGATCTCAGTCTGAAGATGCTCTTCGTACTTcagaaaatgatgatgatgaagattccacttcggaggaagacgaggatgATAAATTCGACGATGACAAAGGAGATGATCATCATGACGATGaaactgatgatgatgatgatgatgatctggGTGGAGATGGTGTTGGTGCTGGTCAGGATGAGGCTCACACGGGCGATGTTCGTAACGATGAGGGTGTTGTTGTCCCCGCGGTTGTTTCGAGGGATGATGATACCGGCAAGGTGGATGATGCCAAGAATTCTGACCCTGTGGAACCTATTGCAGAGATCAAACATGTGTATTTCTTGTTTGGACATCATTTTTGTTTGTGCTTTTTTGTGTGTATTTCTGtgttttgtgtttgttttaatagttttttactgttttttttgttATCAGCCTGA
- the LOC133038734 gene encoding uncharacterized protein LOC133038734 — protein MAVTRSSPSPAKVTKPTKQSQKTRPKSKMGKKNLKENPPSPTSPSVKRKTIAGPSKNTRGKRPRTVVENSDSDFELDSEFLKSPVSVKGKGKSPVKVLPSSGVSEEIPVNRIVEVCHVMHSVLCFFVVFLLLLFS, from the exons ATGGCCGTTACTCGTTCATCACCATCTCCGGCCAAAGTTACAAAACCCACAAAACAATCGCAGAAAACCAGGCCCAAATCAAAAATGggtaaaaaaaatctgaaagaGAACCCTCCTAGCCCCACTTCCCCTTCTGTTAAAAGAAAAACCATTGCTGGACCTTCGAAGAACACTCGAGGAAAAAGACCTCGAACTGTTGTTGAAAATTCAGACTCAGATTTTGAGTTGGATTCTGAATTTCTTAAGTCGCCTGTTTCTGTTAag ggcaAGGGTAAATCCCCTGTGAAGGTGTTGCCATCATCAGGTGTTTCTGAAGAAATTCCTGTTAATAGGATTGTTGAGGTTTGTCATGTTATGCATTCTGTTctatgtttttttgttgtttttttgttgttgttattttcgtAG